The following proteins are encoded in a genomic region of [Eubacterium] hominis:
- a CDS encoding SMI1/KNR4 family protein yields MLISKFNAENVLDNILILEKEFNIRIPKQYRQFLIKYNGGLTPDTTFRLSKISSDIEGFYGFECEDKTFCIENIPLEEFIIDKMFPIGINSFGDKIVIDLGNGSVNFLFHDRQKKYIKIAEDFASFVSKCKSKKIGHIRSIDERKNDLISLGNGHKITPEKIAGWQAEIDLYANIRQEKVILED; encoded by the coding sequence ATGTTAATTTCAAAATTCAATGCAGAAAATGTATTAGATAATATATTGATATTGGAGAAAGAGTTTAATATTCGAATACCTAAACAATATAGGCAATTTTTGATAAAATATAATGGTGGCTTGACACCTGATACAACTTTCAGATTAAGTAAAATTTCATCTGATATTGAAGGATTTTATGGCTTTGAGTGTGAAGATAAGACATTTTGCATCGAAAATATACCACTTGAAGAATTTATAATAGATAAGATGTTTCCAATTGGAATTAATAGTTTTGGTGATAAAATTGTTATTGATTTAGGAAATGGCTCTGTAAATTTCTTATTCCATGATAGACAAAAAAAGTATATTAAAATTGCAGAAGATTTTGCGAGTTTTGTAAGTAAATGTAAAAGTAAAAAGATTGGTCATATACGAAGTATAGATGAAAGAAAAAACGATTTAATATCTCTAGGAAATGGGCATAAAATAACTCCTGAAAAAATAGCAGGATGGCAAGCTGAAATTGATTTATATGCAAATATTCGTCAAGAGAAAGTAATATTAGAAGACTAG
- a CDS encoding DUF1911 domain-containing protein, translated as MRDIIKSKEYFDECIKYEKNRINEFSQVLASLEPENVRGRYYGLMFLAGFNENLFKLLYSVGDSIEDIYIYYKEWIKLYSEICTKDDSMYDIIDMFSIAVFYEKRKEDFAEYLIAIVEKLNLDDGMINACLRYLGFDFKDNKESILSYLNGLLNGENKVENLMRVIKKWYSFHKDASWYDAHKSKSDTYRGYWCFELGAIAKIFKLNDEELKNQQYYPYDLVHFIDEGTKDIYSNKISMNKRIG; from the coding sequence ATGAGAGATATTATAAAAAGTAAAGAATATTTTGACGAATGTATAAAGTATGAAAAAAATAGAATAAATGAATTTAGCCAAGTACTAGCAAGTCTTGAGCCAGAAAATGTTAGAGGTCGTTATTATGGGTTAATGTTTTTAGCAGGATTTAATGAAAATCTTTTTAAATTATTGTATTCAGTGGGGGACTCTATTGAAGATATATATATCTATTATAAAGAGTGGATTAAATTATATAGCGAGATTTGTACAAAAGATGATAGCATGTATGACATAATAGATATGTTTTCAATCGCAGTTTTCTATGAAAAAAGAAAAGAAGATTTTGCTGAATATTTAATCGCAATAGTAGAAAAATTGAATTTAGATGATGGCATGATAAATGCTTGTTTACGTTATTTAGGATTTGATTTTAAAGACAATAAAGAATCAATATTGTCATATTTAAATGGGTTGTTAAATGGAGAGAATAAAGTTGAAAATTTGATGAGAGTGATAAAAAAATGGTATTCCTTCCATAAAGATGCTTCCTGGTATGATGCACATAAATCAAAAAGTGATACTTATCGTGGTTACTGGTGTTTTGAGTTAGGTGCTATTGCGAAAATTTTTAAATTGAACGATGAAGAATTAAAAAACCAACAGTATTATCCATATGATTTAGTTCATTTTATAGATGAAGGTACCAAAGATATCTATAGTAATAAAATAAGTATGAACAAAAGAATTGGATAA
- a CDS encoding DUF2247 family protein, producing MYILCIRILNSILQEGIQNFDLILDLAISEAVKDIKSKVQVLANLEKNEQTDVIMDKWRFAMLLQLYFKRDQYTNVYEKIAEIGADFNHPKDMDGLIYYFPSTGISIEKSWANYIKEQCKRFGIHCP from the coding sequence ATGTATATCCTTTGTATAAGGATTTTAAATTCAATTTTACAAGAAGGCATTCAAAATTTCGATTTGATTTTAGATTTAGCAATTTCGGAAGCTGTTAAAGATATTAAAAGTAAAGTACAAGTATTAGCTAATCTAGAGAAAAATGAGCAAACTGATGTAATAATGGATAAATGGCGTTTTGCAATGTTGCTGCAATTATATTTTAAAAGAGATCAGTATACGAATGTCTATGAAAAAATAGCGGAAATAGGGGCAGATTTTAATCATCCAAAAGATATGGATGGGCTTATTTATTATTTCCCTTCCACTGGCATTAGTATAGAAAAATCTTGGGCTAATTATATAAAAGAACAATGTAAAAGATTTGGTATTCATTGTCCATAA
- a CDS encoding RHS repeat protein, with amino-acid sequence MTVEKDEYGKKNEYQYDVDGNLLKHTKPDGTTLTYTYDKLGNKLSEGKRSFTYDKHNNLSTATLNNKTVTYTYDKYDQITKVKDANGNVVSYTWDIYGNKTSMNYKNTKINYQYNDMHKITKVSKGSKEVATYSYDARGNITKQTNGKLSTTYTYDELNRKLSAVTTRNKKQTAKYEYTYDGTGNILTETINGKKNSYTYDAMDELTKSIKYIKRKEVTTTYAYDLNGNKVEISSNGKFKRYHYNKYNQLTSIFTEEGSTDIYYDKNGNMRDVLYAGGGKEHYDYDEYGQLSKVTNDKDKSYTYSYDAQGDRIRYQKNYSEAYDNDTWYESLEQTSFEEVEELLDDKNSDQIIDSVRYQSNYRKTHHKCVLMEEENWDSDGDDWENKNIAYILDKSLENAEVLATSTGEINIYGQDERLSTDSKTSDGINKTINYVNGNNNSVYGLATTENAWGDIRYKYKAIEYTDYGYSDDIKSGFGYNGEEH; translated from the coding sequence ATGACAGTAGAAAAAGATGAATATGGCAAGAAGAACGAGTATCAATATGATGTCGATGGAAACCTTCTGAAACATACCAAACCAGATGGCACAACACTTACCTACACATACGATAAACTCGGCAATAAATTATCAGAAGGCAAACGAAGCTTCACTTATGATAAACACAACAATCTTTCCACAGCTACGCTAAACAATAAAACAGTCACCTACACATATGATAAATATGATCAGATTACGAAAGTAAAAGATGCCAATGGCAACGTCGTATCTTATACATGGGATATCTATGGCAATAAGACAAGCATGAACTATAAGAATACCAAGATCAATTATCAATACAACGATATGCATAAGATCACAAAGGTATCCAAAGGTTCTAAAGAAGTGGCAACTTACAGCTATGATGCCAGAGGAAACATCACCAAACAGACCAATGGCAAACTGAGTACGACATATACCTATGATGAATTGAATCGTAAGTTGAGTGCTGTTACTACTCGCAATAAGAAACAAACAGCCAAATACGAATATACTTATGATGGCACAGGCAACATCTTAACAGAAACGATCAATGGCAAGAAGAACAGCTACACGTATGATGCGATGGATGAACTAACAAAATCTATCAAGTACATCAAAAGAAAAGAAGTAACGACGACCTATGCCTATGACTTGAATGGCAACAAAGTAGAGATATCATCCAATGGTAAATTCAAACGATACCACTACAACAAGTACAACCAGCTGACAAGCATCTTCACAGAAGAAGGCAGTACAGATATCTATTATGACAAGAATGGCAATATGCGAGATGTCTTATATGCAGGTGGTGGTAAAGAACACTATGATTATGATGAATATGGACAATTAAGCAAAGTAACGAATGATAAAGATAAGAGCTATACATACAGCTATGATGCCCAAGGAGATCGTATCCGTTATCAGAAGAACTACAGTGAAGCCTATGACAACGATACATGGTATGAATCCCTAGAACAGACAAGCTTTGAAGAAGTAGAAGAACTGTTGGATGACAAGAACAGTGATCAGATCATAGATTCTGTACGTTACCAAAGCAACTATCGTAAGACACATCATAAATGTGTACTGATGGAAGAAGAAAACTGGGACAGTGATGGAGATGACTGGGAAAACAAAAACATTGCTTATATCTTAGACAAGAGCTTAGAAAATGCGGAAGTACTCGCAACCAGTACTGGTGAGATCAATATCTATGGACAGGATGAAAGATTATCTACAGATTCCAAAACAAGTGATGGCATCAATAAAACGATCAACTATGTCAATGGAAACAACAACTCTGTGTATGGCTTAGCAACAACAGAAAATGCATGGGGAGATATCCGCTATAAATATAAAGCGATCGAATACACAGATTATGGATATAGCGATGACATCAAGAGTGGATTCGGTTATAATGGAGAAGAACATTAA
- a CDS encoding DUF4279 domain-containing protein, producing MEDSGICSLIIKGENLNFKKIEKVIGIESTQKFEKGKIVSKVIGKIEFDLIRFDIKVDKGESPNNALNKLADTLLESKDFLKKNKDVYDIYLNCYIQSDYAQVNYVISSEVIKKISLLDLNLKISLLSWGGAELD from the coding sequence ATGGAAGATAGTGGCATTTGCAGTTTAATAATAAAAGGCGAAAATTTAAATTTCAAAAAAATTGAAAAGGTAATAGGTATTGAAAGTACACAAAAATTTGAAAAAGGTAAAATTGTTAGTAAAGTAATAGGAAAAATCGAATTTGATTTAATAAGATTTGATATAAAAGTTGATAAAGGAGAAAGTCCTAATAATGCCTTAAATAAATTAGCAGATACTTTATTAGAAAGCAAAGACTTTTTAAAAAAAAATAAGGATGTATATGACATTTATTTAAATTGTTATATTCAATCAGATTATGCACAAGTAAATTATGTGATATCATCTGAAGTAATAAAAAAAATATCGCTATTAGATTTGAATTTAAAGATATCTTTACTCTCTTGGGGAGGAGCAGAATTAGATTGA
- a CDS encoding RHS repeat-associated core domain-containing protein, which produces MIKKVENTDKVTTYTYDILGRMIKQTQNGKVISTNQYDALGNVLEKMENGLRVHYSYDAMNRVLEESYPNDKGEYSTIYTHTYDETGNLIKTTDAYGKSKKMTYTPYGEVTSETDENDHTTRYDYDGVGNIKKVQNALDRIVRYEYDGNGKKNSYTYDAMDELTKSIKYIKGKEVTTTYAYDLNGNKVEISSNGKFKRYHYNKYNQLTSIFTEEGSTDIYYDKNGNMRDVLYAGGGKEHYDYDEYGQLSKVTNDKDKSYTYSYDAQGDRIRYQKNYSEAYDNDTWYESLEQTSFEEVEELLDDKNSDQIIESVRYQSNYRKTHHKCVLMEEENWDSDGDDWENKNIAYILDKSLENAEVLATSTGEINIYGQDERLSTDSKTSDGINKTVNYVNGNNNSVYGMATTENAWGDIRYKYKAIEYTDYGYSDDIKSGFGYNGEEQDETGLIYLRARYYNPVIGQFIQLDENRGDAGNIESQNRYAYALNNPNKYIDKNGRAARLMNDGGSFSSIGGLIGAAGKLAKDIATKSVKKNQSTSQMTSQDRYNLWMGHDSWDNYGGKPKGVYATQADYNKAHQKPSTSYKVPQTQDQRNPKAKTANTTRETYVPNPACSAIETLGKNLNDFKEEVLKGLNTVGKYIAKGAKAVGEFLESILDVVAAAGALIVFAGGLVVAGFALAAIITALTGSVGIAAAIGAFAAKGGMYVMYAGAIDMVLSGTQVLSGTLGCRLSGEKLTKEQAEQRINNGQTNLTLSYAGATFGYGASFTPNIVNDYFKDNIDKNYRFELDIQLFAKKSDIKQIKKIAKKFKMNANQRREFGDYVESFKTFVPNNKNFTWKELEEMAKEFLGDN; this is translated from the coding sequence TTGATCAAAAAAGTAGAAAATACTGATAAGGTAACGACCTATACATATGATATCTTAGGCCGTATGATCAAACAGACACAGAATGGCAAAGTCATCTCTACAAATCAATATGATGCATTAGGCAACGTATTAGAAAAGATGGAAAACGGACTTCGTGTACATTATAGCTATGATGCCATGAATCGTGTCTTAGAAGAATCCTATCCAAACGATAAAGGTGAATACAGTACCATCTATACCCATACATATGATGAAACAGGCAATCTGATCAAGACAACAGATGCCTATGGCAAGAGTAAGAAGATGACCTATACACCATATGGAGAAGTTACCAGTGAAACCGATGAAAACGACCATACGACAAGATATGACTACGATGGTGTCGGTAATATCAAGAAGGTACAAAATGCGCTCGATCGCATCGTAAGATACGAATACGATGGCAATGGCAAGAAGAACAGCTACACGTATGATGCGATGGATGAACTAACAAAATCTATCAAGTACATCAAAGGAAAAGAAGTAACGACGACCTATGCCTATGACTTAAACGGCAATAAAGTAGAGATATCATCCAATGGTAAATTCAAACGATACCACTACAACAAGTATAACCAACTGACAAGCATCTTCACAGAAGAAGGCAGTACAGATATCTACTATGACAAGAATGGCAATATGCGAGATGTCTTATATGCAGGTGGTGGTAAAGAACACTATGACTATGATGAATATGGACAATTAAGCAAGGTAACGAATGATAAAGACAAGAGCTATACATACAGCTATGATGCCCAAGGAGATCGTATCCGTTATCAGAAGAACTATAGTGAAGCCTATGACAATGATACATGGTATGAATCCCTAGAGCAAACAAGCTTTGAAGAAGTAGAAGAATTGTTGGATGACAAGAACAGTGATCAGATCATAGAATCTGTACGTTACCAAAGCAACTATCGTAAGACACATCACAAATGTGTACTGATGGAAGAAGAAAACTGGGACAGTGATGGAGATGACTGGGAAAACAAAAACATTGCCTATATCTTAGATAAGAGCTTAGAAAATGCGGAAGTACTCGCAACCAGTACTGGTGAGATCAATATCTATGGACAGGATGAACGATTATCTACAGATTCCAAAACAAGTGATGGTATCAATAAAACAGTCAACTATGTCAATGGAAACAACAACTCTGTGTATGGCATGGCAACAACAGAGAATGCATGGGGAGATATCCGCTATAAATATAAAGCGATCGAATACACAGATTATGGATATAGCGATGACATCAAGAGTGGATTCGGTTATAATGGAGAAGAACAGGATGAAACAGGACTGATCTATCTTCGTGCAAGATATTATAATCCAGTGATAGGACAATTCATCCAGCTAGATGAAAACCGAGGTGATGCAGGCAACATCGAAAGCCAGAACCGATATGCTTATGCATTAAACAATCCAAATAAATACATCGATAAGAATGGTCGAGCAGCCAGACTGATGAATGATGGAGGAAGTTTTAGTAGTATTGGCGGACTAATAGGTGCAGCAGGGAAGCTGGCAAAAGATATAGCTACGAAGTCAGTCAAAAAGAACCAGTCAACATCTCAAATGACATCGCAAGACCGTTATAATCTGTGGATGGGACATGATTCATGGGACAACTATGGTGGAAAACCAAAAGGTGTGTATGCGACACAGGCAGATTACAATAAGGCACATCAAAAGCCATCGACGTCATATAAAGTACCACAAACACAAGACCAGAGAAATCCAAAAGCAAAGACAGCAAATACAACAAGAGAAACATATGTACCAAATCCAGCTTGTTCAGCAATAGAAACATTAGGTAAAAATCTAAACGACTTTAAAGAAGAAGTATTAAAAGGATTGAATACGGTAGGTAAATATATTGCAAAAGGTGCAAAAGCAGTAGGAGAATTCTTAGAAAGTATTTTGGATGTAGTAGCTGCAGCAGGAGCACTTATAGTATTTGCAGGAGGATTAGTTGTAGCTGGATTCGCGTTAGCCGCAATTATAACAGCTTTAACTGGTTCAGTAGGAATAGCAGCTGCAATTGGAGCATTCGCAGCTAAGGGTGGCATGTACGTCATGTATGCAGGAGCAATTGACATGGTGTTATCAGGAACACAAGTATTATCAGGTACATTAGGTTGTAGACTAAGTGGGGAAAAGCTGACAAAAGAGCAAGCAGAGCAAAGAATAAATAATGGACAAACGAATCTAACATTAAGTTATGCTGGAGCAACATTTGGTTATGGAGCATCATTTACACCTAATATTGTAAATGATTATTTTAAGGATAATATTGATAAGAATTACCGCTTTGAATTAGATATTCAGCTTTTTGCAAAAAAATCAGATATAAAGCAGATTAAAAAAATAGCAAAAAAATTTAAGATGAATGCAAATCAAAGAAGAGAGTTTGGCGATTATGTGGAAAGCTTTAAAACCTTTGTACCAAATAATAAAAATTTCACTTGGAAAGAATTAGAAGAAATGGCAAAAGAATTCTTAGGAGATAATTAA
- a CDS encoding AHH domain-containing protein has translation MRNFQDAHPTKPVQIHHFASNKSKVYTPQFELILQNYEDLDLDGEWNKEPLHHQGRHPNDYHDFVLQQMKDINLIAQGNSEIFKKEFESRVKDVIRNKEEMLYSAYWKKLKSGS, from the coding sequence ATCAGAAATTTTCAAGATGCACACCCTACTAAACCTGTACAAATACATCATTTTGCTAGTAATAAAAGTAAAGTATATACTCCACAATTCGAACTAATACTTCAAAATTATGAAGATCTAGATTTAGATGGAGAGTGGAATAAAGAACCATTACATCATCAAGGAAGACATCCAAATGATTATCATGATTTTGTATTGCAACAAATGAAAGATATTAATTTAATAGCTCAAGGAAATTCAGAAATATTTAAAAAGGAATTTGAATCAAGAGTTAAAGATGTTATTAGAAATAAAGAAGAAATGCTCTATTCAGCTTATTGGAAAAAATTAAAATCAGGAAGTTAA
- a CDS encoding RHS repeat-associated core domain-containing protein, translating into MRYKYKTIEYTDYGYSDDIKSGFGYNGEEQDETGLIYLRARYYNPVIGQFIQLDENRGDAGNIESQNRYAYALNNPNKYIDKNGRAARLMNDGGSSKKSGGHRSGGFTGGGRSTQKKATTQMTSQDRYNLWNGSDSWDNYGGKPKGVYATKADYDAAHQKPSTSYKAPQTQDQRNPKAKTASTTRVTYVPEPICDFVKISYIMLGVTLSINNEIADGITKGIRKTINSKIEESMSKLITLIIDPGKFFNDMLSEAISTLTSQRSLTQVFATLLLSCMTGGLSNAITSGIFVGSGEVYDAAKSDFDVEKFLENKGVSDPQEYIGTVIGEYVYVYALSRINMSESMKSQFNSIKQSLEQKLNSLTSGYSYAGIPNGFFDEIIEIYGKTKDIDSLKVMLSEIFKMHTLLNLYKYIILLVIKVKYILHNSN; encoded by the coding sequence ATCCGCTACAAATATAAAACAATCGAATACACAGATTATGGATATAGCGATGACATCAAGAGTGGATTCGGTTATAATGGAGAAGAACAGGATGAAACAGGACTGATCTATCTTCGTGCAAGATATTATAATCCAGTAATAGGACAATTCATCCAGCTAGATGAAAACCGAGGTGATGCAGGCAATATCGAAAGCCAGAACCGCTATGCTTACGCATTAAACAATCCAAATAAATACATCGATAAGAATGGTCGAGCAGCCAGACTGATGAATGATGGAGGAAGTTCTAAGAAAAGCGGAGGACACCGTTCAGGCGGTTTTACTGGCGGTGGAAGATCGACTCAAAAGAAAGCAACAACCCAGATGACATCACAAGATCGCTACAATCTATGGAATGGCAGTGATTCATGGGATAACTATGGAGGAAAGCCAAAGGGTGTGTATGCGACAAAAGCTGATTATGATGCGGCACATCAAAAGCCATCGACGTCATATAAAGCACCACAAACACAAGACCAAAGAAATCCAAAAGCAAAGACAGCGAGTACAACAAGAGTCACATATGTACCAGAGCCAATTTGTGATTTTGTAAAAATAAGTTATATTATGTTAGGGGTTACACTGTCTATAAATAATGAAATAGCTGATGGAATCACAAAAGGCATTAGAAAAACTATAAATAGCAAAATAGAAGAATCAATGTCAAAATTGATAACGCTAATTATTGATCCGGGCAAATTTTTCAATGATATGTTGTCAGAAGCAATCAGTACACTAACATCACAACGTTCATTGACACAAGTTTTTGCAACTTTATTACTCAGTTGTATGACGGGAGGATTAAGTAATGCAATTACTAGTGGTATATTTGTAGGCTCTGGTGAAGTGTATGATGCAGCAAAAAGTGATTTCGATGTGGAAAAGTTTTTGGAAAACAAAGGTGTTAGTGATCCTCAGGAATATATCGGGACAGTCATTGGCGAATATGTATATGTCTATGCTCTAAGCAGGATAAATATGTCAGAAAGCATGAAATCCCAATTCAACTCTATTAAGCAAAGTCTGGAACAAAAATTAAACTCACTTACAAGTGGTTATAGTTATGCAGGGATACCAAATGGATTTTTTGATGAAATAATTGAAATTTATGGTAAAACTAAAGATATTGACTCGCTTAAAGTAATGTTATCAGAAATTTTCAAGATGCACACCCTACTAAACCTGTACAAATACATCATTTTGCTAGTAATAAAAGTAAAGTATATACTCCACAATTCGAACTAA
- a CDS encoding DUF2185 domain-containing protein translates to MEINNDDFGGFIVSKNVIDGKPIRYTYREKSTIPQLNGWTIYSIEDDDAYVNDSNNFVILSAESVYQIAPLMIQIFDAPYGTDLCWQYDENGNFKDFYDLTKDKSISLKKFIRKYL, encoded by the coding sequence ATGGAAATAAATAATGATGATTTTGGTGGATTTATCGTATCAAAAAATGTCATTGATGGAAAACCAATTCGATATACATATCGGGAAAAAAGCACAATTCCACAATTAAATGGTTGGACGATCTATTCTATAGAAGATGATGATGCATATGTTAATGATTCTAATAACTTTGTGATTCTTAGCGCAGAATCCGTTTATCAAATAGCGCCATTGATGATACAGATATTTGATGCACCTTATGGAACTGATCTGTGCTGGCAATATGATGAAAACGGCAACTTTAAAGACTTTTATGATTTAACAAAAGATAAATCGATTTCATTAAAAAAGTTCATCAGGAAATATCTATAG
- a CDS encoding DUF2185 domain-containing protein, whose translation MEINNTEYGSFIVSKNVMHGKAIGYTYRQESEIPELNGWTIYSVADDNQFVKDHKNFVILNADTINTVSPMMLEIFDAPYGTDLCWKYDEKGQFAGFYDMNQRKETFIDDILKKKSKK comes from the coding sequence ATGGAAATAAATAATACAGAGTATGGAAGTTTTATTGTATCGAAGAATGTTATGCATGGGAAAGCAATTGGTTATACATATCGTCAGGAAAGTGAAATTCCTGAACTCAATGGGTGGACAATATATAGTGTGGCAGATGATAATCAGTTTGTGAAAGACCATAAAAACTTTGTGATTTTAAATGCAGATACTATCAATACAGTATCTCCAATGATGTTGGAAATATTTGATGCACCTTATGGTACGGATTTATGTTGGAAGTATGATGAAAAAGGACAATTTGCCGGTTTCTATGATATGAATCAAAGAAAAGAAACATTTATTGATGATATCTTAAAAAAGAAAAGTAAAAAGTGA
- a CDS encoding response regulator transcription factor, whose protein sequence is MIKIAICDDDIGLCNQLENIIMQSKPLLDDTDVAIDIYYSGSSFIKKIKSSIDYDLLFLDIELDETNGIMISEHIRSNLKNDTCQIVFISSKTSYALKLFEYHPLNFLTKPFEDIKVIHSINKTIKLLKTNQDYYTYKSNQTMNKIAIHDILYLEAQNRQVKIVLKNGENILYYDSFSNAMKQVSNHNFYQIHKSYIINYRYVKIFKYDQVKMMNDEIIPISQSYRKSFRLIQLEMDRLDL, encoded by the coding sequence ATGATAAAAATAGCAATTTGTGATGATGATATTGGACTATGTAATCAATTAGAAAATATTATCATGCAATCTAAGCCATTGTTAGATGACACAGATGTAGCCATTGATATATATTACTCTGGTTCATCTTTCATCAAGAAAATAAAATCTAGTATAGATTATGATTTGCTTTTTTTAGACATTGAATTAGATGAAACTAATGGAATTATGATAAGTGAACATATAAGATCCAACTTAAAAAATGATACTTGCCAGATTGTGTTTATTTCATCAAAAACAAGTTATGCACTTAAATTATTTGAATACCATCCATTGAATTTTCTTACAAAACCTTTTGAAGATATTAAAGTCATTCATAGTATAAATAAAACAATAAAATTGCTAAAAACTAATCAAGATTATTATACATATAAAAGCAATCAAACGATGAATAAAATAGCGATACATGACATTCTTTATTTGGAAGCGCAAAACAGACAGGTAAAAATCGTTTTAAAAAATGGTGAGAATATTTTATATTACGACTCTTTTTCTAATGCTATGAAACAGGTATCCAATCATAATTTTTATCAAATTCATAAATCTTATATCATAAATTACAGATACGTAAAAATATTCAAATATGATCAAGTGAAAATGATGAATGATGAAATTATTCCAATTAGTCAATCTTATCGTAAATCTTTTCGATTAATACAATTAGAAATGGATAGGTTAGACTTATGA
- a CDS encoding GHKL domain-containing protein: MMTTKAFLIYLIVNILNTYIVSIFLKAFLGEHIKNKYIYRFHLLLYNPTQILIYIFITTPIINLFINILFIYCLTFNFDTKNTKRITSAIEIYAIFMLVETAFAISNGFLNAPMDQPIQYYESDFSFLVTNIISYIIALIFKNYKYLKSDILVPKIYSLLIFILPLLTIVVIFILTTSKLSFTHMLIALGAMLFINTIVFYLFNTILKDVHIYTESLKISNQNKYYLTQYELMKSNNEQVKLIQHDFKNFVQMFDYLLQHKEYDLLSQQLKKFSDKTLCSEYMNSGNYIIDGILNYKIQYLISKNIKYTMDLQIPNDLNIDSDFITIVLGNLLDNAITAADKSDASFVNFAMKYNQGRIFIKLENSYSNDLIYDEHMNFTSTKTDKINHGLGIQSVKKVLSENNGEITFDLKPAIFTAHVMIYTN, translated from the coding sequence ATGATGACAACCAAAGCTTTCTTAATTTACCTTATTGTTAATATATTAAACACTTACATTGTTTCTATTTTTTTAAAAGCTTTTTTAGGTGAACATATAAAAAATAAATATATCTATAGATTTCATTTACTTCTATACAATCCTACTCAAATTCTTATATATATTTTTATAACTACACCTATTATAAATCTTTTCATCAATATTCTTTTCATTTATTGTCTAACTTTTAATTTTGATACAAAAAATACAAAAAGGATTACTTCAGCAATAGAAATATATGCAATTTTTATGTTAGTTGAAACTGCTTTTGCTATATCTAATGGCTTTTTAAATGCTCCTATGGACCAGCCAATTCAATATTATGAATCCGATTTTTCTTTTTTAGTTACTAATATCATATCTTATATAATTGCACTCATCTTCAAAAACTATAAATATTTGAAAAGTGACATCTTAGTTCCCAAAATTTATTCATTACTTATTTTCATCTTACCCTTATTAACAATTGTTGTGATTTTTATATTAACAACTTCCAAACTCTCTTTTACTCATATGCTCATTGCTTTAGGTGCTATGCTTTTCATTAACACCATTGTATTCTATTTATTCAATACGATACTAAAAGATGTTCATATATATACAGAATCTTTAAAAATTTCTAATCAAAATAAATACTATTTGACGCAATATGAATTAATGAAATCGAATAATGAACAAGTGAAATTGATTCAACATGATTTTAAAAACTTTGTCCAAATGTTTGATTATCTTTTACAACATAAAGAATATGACCTTTTATCGCAACAATTAAAAAAGTTCAGTGATAAAACATTGTGTAGCGAATATATGAATAGTGGCAATTATATCATTGATGGTATTTTAAATTACAAGATCCAATATTTAATTTCAAAAAATATAAAATATACTATGGATTTACAAATACCTAATGATTTAAATATTGATTCTGATTTCATTACGATTGTATTAGGCAATTTGCTGGATAATGCAATTACAGCTGCTGACAAAAGTGATGCCTCATTTGTGAATTTTGCTATGAAATATAATCAAGGAAGGATATTTATTAAGCTGGAAAATAGTTATTCTAATGACCTGATATATGATGAACATATGAATTTTACTTCCACAAAAACAGATAAAATAAATCATGGACTAGGGATACAAAGTGTTAAAAAGGTTCTTTCAGAAAATAATGGTGAAATAACATTCGATTTAAAACCTGCCATCTTTACAGCTCATGTGATGATTTATACAAATTAG